In one window of Fictibacillus phosphorivorans DNA:
- a CDS encoding alpha/beta hydrolase yields MKRIIKRAILVIAVLLVCCLIGFFVWTQQTYEPTKELLKSVGNIEHEDDWVTFKPSGTNKEVGVILYPGAKVEPKAYGYLGKRLSDAGYTVGIPKFNLNLAMLEVNKAEEWINRNPSIKKWFIGGHSLGGVSAATFAHKNPKLIKGVILLASYPASGDNFSNKGTPILSIYAEKDGLTTRDKIEETKNLLSSDTVLFEIKGGNHAQFGMYGEQKGDNQADISAKEQQDLIADEMIKWLDKQ; encoded by the coding sequence ATGAAAAGGATAATCAAAAGAGCTATTCTTGTAATCGCAGTACTATTGGTATGCTGCTTGATCGGATTTTTTGTGTGGACTCAACAGACATATGAACCTACTAAAGAATTATTGAAAAGTGTTGGTAACATCGAGCATGAAGACGATTGGGTGACGTTCAAACCTAGTGGTACGAATAAAGAAGTTGGGGTTATCCTTTATCCGGGTGCAAAAGTTGAACCAAAAGCATATGGTTATCTTGGGAAACGATTATCAGACGCTGGGTACACCGTCGGAATTCCAAAATTTAATCTAAATCTTGCGATGCTTGAAGTAAATAAAGCAGAAGAATGGATTAACCGTAATCCATCGATTAAGAAATGGTTTATTGGCGGGCACTCTTTAGGAGGAGTAAGCGCTGCTACATTTGCACATAAAAATCCCAAATTGATTAAAGGTGTTATCCTGCTCGCCTCTTATCCTGCAAGTGGAGATAACTTTTCAAACAAAGGCACACCGATCTTATCTATATACGCAGAAAAAGATGGGCTAACGACTAGAGATAAGATTGAAGAAACGAAAAACTTGTTGTCAAGTGATACTGTTCTATTTGAGATCAAAGGTGGAAACCATGCTCAGTTCGGCATGTATGGAGAGCAAAAAGGAGATAATCAAGCAGACATTTCTGCTAAAGAACAGCAAGATTTGATTGCTGATGAGATGATCAAGTGGTTAGATAAGCAATAA
- a CDS encoding AEC family transporter has product MFELLSIILPVFAIFATGFIGQKTIGFETQTLSTMALYLMSPFLVFRTFYETTFTKTYGYMLIYTLILCFTLIGLVYVISYFKRYNVRETCGVILASAFMNNGNYGTPVALFAFGAAGLDYAVVLMVIQQLVMCTVGVYYAAKGSPENDGISSALRAVRRMPIVYGALAGVIFQQLHIPIKGSVSEALDLVANSAIPTIMIILGMQLAKISLRQVQIEKLTYSLVLKLAVSPLIAFCITLVLPVDDRLATIMILMAAMPSAANTTMYALQFGTEPDFVSSATLVSTLFSLITLPILLAILV; this is encoded by the coding sequence ATGTTCGAGCTACTAAGCATCATTCTTCCGGTATTTGCAATCTTTGCTACCGGATTTATCGGTCAAAAAACGATAGGCTTCGAAACACAAACACTTTCCACTATGGCATTGTATCTGATGTCTCCTTTTCTTGTTTTTCGAACGTTTTATGAAACTACTTTTACAAAGACGTATGGATACATGCTGATCTATACGCTCATTCTATGTTTTACATTAATCGGCCTTGTTTATGTGATCAGTTATTTTAAGAGATACAATGTAAGAGAAACCTGCGGTGTTATTCTAGCTTCTGCTTTCATGAATAATGGGAATTATGGGACACCAGTCGCGCTGTTCGCGTTTGGTGCAGCTGGGTTAGATTATGCAGTTGTCCTTATGGTCATTCAGCAGTTAGTCATGTGTACGGTAGGGGTCTATTATGCGGCAAAAGGCAGTCCCGAAAATGACGGAATCTCTTCAGCGTTAAGAGCAGTGCGTCGTATGCCCATCGTATACGGAGCGCTAGCAGGTGTAATCTTTCAACAGTTACATATTCCGATAAAAGGTTCTGTTTCTGAAGCTCTTGATCTTGTGGCAAATTCTGCGATTCCGACGATTATGATCATACTTGGTATGCAGCTTGCGAAAATATCATTACGCCAAGTACAAATCGAAAAGTTAACGTATTCTCTTGTACTTAAATTAGCAGTGTCACCTCTGATCGCATTTTGTATCACGTTAGTTCTACCTGTTGATGATAGGCTCGCAACAATTATGATTCTTATGGCTGCCATGCCATCAGCGGCAAATACGACGATGTATGCGTTACAGTTTGGAACAGAGCCCGATTTTGTTTCAAGTGCAACGTTAGTGAGTACGCTTTTTTCGCTGATCACGCTACCCATCTTGCTCGCAATTTTAGTTTAA